One Setaria italica strain Yugu1 chromosome I, Setaria_italica_v2.0, whole genome shotgun sequence DNA window includes the following coding sequences:
- the LOC101778450 gene encoding probable metal-nicotianamine transporter YSL16 encodes MEVDHSGEIGVGDAGPEPEPEPPEAAPSPAAAAALEHQQPWREQLTVRGLVAAALIGSMYTVIVMKLNLTTGFVPTMNVSAALLAFLALRGWTAALARLGIRSSAARPFTRQENTVVQTCAVACYSLGLCGFGSFMLGLNRRTYEAAGVNTPGNVPGSVKEPGVGWITGFLVASSFGGLLTLVPLRKVLVIDYKLTYPSGTATAVLINGFHTPQGDKNAEKQVRSFLKYFGISFLWSFFQWFYTGGSVCGFAHFPTFGLQAWKQSFFFDFSMTYVGAGMICPHLVNLSTLLGAMLSWGILWPLISKRKGDWYPADVPESSMTSLYGYKSFLCIALIMGDGIYHFVKVLGITAQSMHERSKLRRSNSRVADLDKAAAIDELRRDEVFNRDSIPAWLAYGGYALMSVVAVVTIPMMFRQVRWYYVVVAYALAPVLGFSNSYGAGLTDINMGYSYGKLALFVLAAWAGREDGVVAGLVGCGLVKELVLISADLMHDFKTAHLTLTSPRSMLAAQAVGTAIGCVVTPLTFLLFYRAFDVGDPDGYWKAPYALIYRNMALLGAQGFSALPRHCLPLSVGFFALAVLANVARDILPPRYGRFVPLPTAMAVPFLVGASFAVDMVVGTVVGVASNPCISKVPRLIPGFKADYRPSEIDHEGYLRKTDQRCNLE; translated from the exons ATGGAGGTCGACCACTCGGGCGAGAtcggcgtcggcgacgccgggccggagcccgagcccgagccgcCCGAGGCTGCgccgtcccccgccgccgcggcggcgctcgagcaCCAGCAGCCGTGGCGCGAGCAGCTGACGGTGCGGGGCCTGGTGGCCGCCGCGCTCATCGGCTCCATGTACACCGTCATCGTCATGAAGCTGAACCTCACCACGGGGTTCGTCCCCACCATGAACGTCTCCGCCGCACTGCTCGCGTTCCTCGCGCTCCGCGGCTGGACGGCCGCGCTGGCCCGCCTCGGCatccgctcctccgccgccagaCCCTTCACGCGCCAGGAGAACACCGTCGTCCAGACCTGCGCCGTGGCGTGCTACTCCCTGGGGCTCTGCG GGTTCGGGTCGTTCATGCTGGGCCTGAACAGGAGGACGTACGAGGCGGCCGGGGTGAACACGCCAGGGAACGTGCCGGGGAGCGTCAAGGAGCCAGGGGTCGGGTGGATAACCGGGTTCCTCGTCGCCAGTAGCTTCGGCGGCCTCCTCACCTTGGTTCCCCTCAGAAAG GTCTTGGTCATCGACTACAAACTAACGTACCCAAGCGGGACTGCAACGGCTGTTCTTATAAACGGATTCCACACCCCTCAAGGAGACAAGAATGCAGA GAAGCAAGTCCGTTCATTTCTGAAGTATTTCGGGATCagcttcctgtggagcttcttcCAGTGGTTCTACACCGGTGGCAGCGTCTGCGGATTCGCTCACTTCCCTACGTTTGGCCTTCAGGCCTGGAAACAATC GTTCTTCTTCGATTTCAGCATGACGTACGTCGGCGCCGGGATGATCTGCCCGCACCTTGTGAACCTCTCCACCCTCCTCGGCGCGATGCTCTCCTGGGGAATTCTGTGGCCACTCATCAGTAAACGAAAGGGGGATTGGTACCCGGCCGACGTGCCGGAGAGCAGCATGACCAGCTTGTATGGTTACAAG TCATTCCTCTGCATTGCTCTGATCATGGGCGATGGCATCTACCACTTCGTCAAGGTCCTCGGCATCACTGCCCAGAGCATGCACGAACGATCGAAACTCAGACGCAGCAACAGCCGAG TGGCCGACTTGGACAAGGCGGCGGCGATCGACGAACTGCGGCGGGACGAGGTCTTCAACCGGGACTCCATCCCGGCGTGGCTGGCGTACGGCGGGTACGCCCTGATGAGCGTCGTCGCGGTGGTCACCATCCCGATGATGTTCCGGCAGGTGAGGTGGTACTACGTGGTGGTCGCGTACGCGCTGGCGCCCGTGCTGGGCTTCTCCAACTCCTACGGCGCCGGGCTCACGGACATCAACATGGGCTACAGCTACGGCAAGCTCGCGCTCTTCGTCCTCGCGGCGTGGGCCGGGCGCGAGGACGGCGTCGTGGCCGGCCTCGTCGGCTGCGGCCTGGTCAAGGAGCTGGTGCTCATCTCAGCCGACCTCATGCACGACTTCAAGACGGCGCACCTGACCCTGACGTCGCCGCGGTCCATGCTCGCCGCGCAGGCCGTCGGGACGGCCATAGGCTGCGTCGTCACGCCGCtcaccttcctcctcttctacaGGGCGTTCGACGTCGGCGACCCGGACGGGTACTGGAAGGCGCCGTACGCGCTCATCTACCGCAACATGGCGCTCCTGGGAGCCCAGGGCTTCTCGGCGCTGCCCAGGCACTGCCTGCCGCTGTCCGTGGGGTTCTTCGCGCTCGCCGTGCTCGCCAACGTGGCGAGGGACATCCTGCCGCCACGGTACGGGAGGTTCGTGCCGCTGCCGACGGCGATGGCCGTGCCGTTCCTCGTCGGCGCAAGCTTCGCCGTCGACATGGTGGTGGGGACCGTGGTG ggagtagcaagtAACCCTTGCATCTCCAAAGTCCCCAGGCTTATACCTG GATTTAAGGCAGACTATAGGCCGTCCGAGATTGACCACGAAGGCTATCTCCGCAAGACGGACCAAAGATGCAACCTCGAGTGA
- the LOC101766273 gene encoding metal-nicotianamine transporter YSL2 produces MEAAPARGGAPSPPEIEKCVADTEDLESEPVATADRRGEERVPPWREQVTVRGLVAALLIGFVYTVIVLKLALTTGIIPTLNVSAALLAFLALRGWTRALGRLRLRPRLGISGAPRPFTRQENTVVQTCAVACYTMAFGGGFGSSLLALDKKTYELAGVNTPGNAPGSYKEPGVGWMTGFLLAISFVGLLNLLPLRKALVIDYKLTYPSGTATAVLINGFHTPKGEENAKKQVNGFLRCFAVSLLWSFFQWFYTGGEGCGFLQFPTFGLKAWKQTFFFDFSLTYVGAGMICSHLVNLSTLFGAILSWGILWPLISKQKGNWYPANVPESSMTSLFGYKSFLCVALIMGDGLYHFTKVMVITVNSLHERSNNKHIKKVKNEDTVAVDDMSKRDEVFNMDSIPNWLAYTGYALLSIIAIVAIPIMFRQVKWYYVIVAYVLAPVLGFSNAYGTGLTDMNMSYNYGKIALFIFAAWGGKDNGVIAGLVGCGIVKQLVQVSAELMHDFKTGHLTLTSPRSMLVGQVIGTAMGCVISPLTFMLFFRAFDVGNPDGYWKAPYALIFRNMAVLGVEGISALPAHCLELSVGFFALAVLANVARDLLPRRFGECVPLPTAMAVPFLVGANFAVDMCVGSLVVFALRKVGNGEEAALLVPAIASGFICGDGIWTFPSSLLSLAKVTPPICMKFAPGS; encoded by the exons ATGGAAGCCGCTCCCGCGCGGGGCGGGGCGCCGTCGCCACCAGAGATCGAGAAGTGCGTCGCCGATACCGAGGACTTGGAGTCGGAGCCCGTAGCCACGGCGGATCGACGTGGGGAGGAGCGCGTGCCGCCGTGGCGGGAGCAGGTGACGGTGCGCGGCCTGGTGGCGGCGCTCCTGATTGGGTTCGTCTACACCGTGATCGTCCTCAAGCTGGCGCTCACCACGGGCATCATCCCCACGCTCAACGTCtccgccgcgctgctcgcctTCCTCGCGCTCCGCGGCTGGACGCGCGCgctcggccgcctccgcctccgcccccggcTCGGCATCAGCGGCGCGCCGCGCCCCTTCACCCGCCAGGAGAACACCGTCGTCCAGACCTGCGCCGTCGCGTGCTACACCATGGCCTTCGGCG GTGGGTTTGGATCGTCGCTGCTGGCTCTGGACAAGAAGACGTACGAGCTGGCCGGGGTGAACACGCCGGGCAACGCGCCGGGGAGCTACAAGGAGCCCGGCGTCGGGTGGATGACAGGATTCCTCCTCGCGATTAGCTTCGTTGGGCTCCTCAACTTGCTCCCGCTCAGAAAG GCTCTGGTCATAGACTACAAATTGACTTATCCAAGTGGGACTGCAACTGCTGTTCTTATAAACGGATTCCACACACCCAAAGGAGAAGAGAATGCAAA GAAGCAAGTCAATGGATTCCTGAGGTGCTTCGCGGTCAGCCTCCTATGGAGCTTCTTTCAATGGTTTTACACAGGTGGCGAGGGTTGTGGATTTCTTCAATTCCCAACTTTTGGTCTAAAGGCTTGGAAACAAAC GTTTTTCTTCGATTTCAGCCTCACATACGTTGGTGCGGGGATGATCTGCTCACACCTTGTGAACCTTTCAACCCTCTTTGGTGCTATACTTTCTTGGGGGATACTGTGGCCACTCATCAGCAAACAAAAGGGAAACTGGTACCCAGCAAATGTACCAGAGAGCAGCATGACAAGCTTGTTTGGTTACAAG TCCTTCCTGTGTGTAGCTCTGATCATGGGAGATGGTCTCTACCACTTCACCAAAGTCATGGTTATCACTGTTAATAGTTTACATGAACGGTCCAACAACAAACATATTAAGAAAG TGAAAAATGAGGATACTGTTGCAGTAGATGACATGTCGAAGCGCGACGAAGTGTTCAATATGGATTCCATCCCAAACTGGCTGGCATACACTGGATATGCCTTGCTAAGCATCATTGCAATAGTTGCCATACCAATAATGTTCCGACAGGTGAAGTGGTACTATGTGATCGTAGCCTATGTTCTTGCTCCCGTGCTGGGGTTCTCCAACGCCTACGGAACCGGGCTCACTGACATGAACATGAGCTACAACTACGGCAAGATCGCTCTCTTCATCTTTGCAGCCTGGGGAGGGAAGGACAACGGCGTCATCGCCGGCCTCGTTGGCTGCGGGATAGTGAAGCAGCTCGTGCAGGTCTCGGCCGAGCTGATGCACGACTTCAAGACGGGCCACCTGACGCTGACGTCACCGCGATCCATGCTCGTGGGGCAGGTGATCGGCACCGCCATGGGCTGCGTCATCTCGCCGCTCACCTTCATGCTCTTCTTCAGAGCCTTCGACGTCGGGAACCCGGACGGGTACTGGAAGGCCCCCTACGCACTGATCTTCCGGAACATGGCCGTCCTCGGCGTCGAGGGCATCTCGGCGCTGCCGGCGCACTGCCTCGAGCTGTCGGTCGGCTTCTTCGCGCTCGCGGTGCTCGCCAACGTCGCGAGGGACCTGCTGCCGCGGAGGTTCGGGGAGTGCGTGCCCCTGCCGACGGCGATGGCCGTGCCGTTCCTCGTCGGCGCCAACTTCGCCGTCGACATGTGCGTGGGGAGCCTGGTTGTGTTCGCCTTGCGCAAGGTCGGcaacggcgaggaggcggcgctgctggTGCCGGCGATCGCGTCGGGCTTCATCTGCGGGGACGGGATATGGACGTTCCCGTCGTCCCTGCTCTCCCTCGCCAAGGTGACGCCGCCGATCTGCATGAAGTTCGCGCCCGGAAGCTAG
- the LOC101765858 gene encoding cytochrome b5, with the protein MAGGKMYSFEEVRKHNVRKDCWLIIAGKVYDVTAFMEEHPGGDEVLLACTGKDATADFVDIGHSDSAKEMMPQYCIGEVDAATVPAKLTYAYASDASPDKAATSAAGAWATLLRLAVPVLLLTLALAMQSYGKAKAE; encoded by the exons ATGGCGGGAGGGAAGATGTACTCGTTCGAGGAGGTGAGGAAGCACAACGTCCGGAAGGATTGCTGGCTCATCATCGCCGGCAAG GTGTACGACGTCACGGCGTTCATGGAGGAGCaccccggcggcgacgaggtcctGCTCGCGTGCACCG GCAAGGACGCGACGGCCGACTTCGTGGACATCGGCCACAGCGACTCCGCCAAGGAGATGATGCCGCAGTACTGCATCGGCGAGGtcgacgccgccaccgtcccGGCAAAGCTCACCTACGCCTACGCCAGCGACGCGAGCCCCGACAAGGCCGCGACGAGCGCGGCCGGCGCCTGGGCGACGCTCCTGCGGCTCGCCGTGCCCGTCCTGCTGCTGACGCTGGCCTTGGCGATGCAGAGCTACGGCAAGGCCAAGGCAGAGTAG
- the LOC101765446 gene encoding ATP-dependent zinc metalloprotease FTSH 7, chloroplastic: MAPAAAETLASFPIASPSRSLLRPLPRRPAAAGRGALSFRISAVPPRGLGVALVHRRGRRCPPAARANVERDGDGAAASGNGEASSAGEGDRDASAEPGGDSTSTSTTSAAATPPPQPSSKRGENKWRRKLHKGGGVGRWLWEPIVQGREMGFLLLQLGFAIFALRMLRPEIALPGSEPRPQTTYLSVPYSDFLASIDKDQVKKVEVDGVHIMFRLRPEVEARAVKQIPAQRGTDAVADNAGVSRRIVFTTTRPVDIKTPYEKMVENMVEFGSPDKRSGGMLNSALVALIYVVLIAVVLQRLPISFSQHSAGQLRNRKNSNSSGAKVSESTDIVTFADVAGVDEAKEELEEIVEFLRNPERYIRLGARPPRGVLLVGLPGTGKTLLAKAVAGEAEVPFISCSASEFVELYVGMGAARVRDLFARAKKESPSIIFIDEIDAVAKSRDGRYRIVSNDEREQTLNQLLTEMDGFDTNSAVIVLGATNRADVLDPALRRPGRFDRVVMVEAPDRFGRESILKVHVNRRELPLSKDVDLADIAAMTTGFTGADLANLVNEAALLAGRLNKEIVEKVDFIRAVERSIAGIEKKHAKLKGNEKAVVARHEVGHALVGTAVANLLPGQPRVEKLSILPRSGGALGFTYTPPTTEDRYLLFVDELRGRLVTLLGGRAAEEIVLAGRVSTGALDDIRRATDMAYKAVAEYGLNQRIGPISVATLSNGGLDDSGGSPWGRDQGHLVDLVQREVKSLLQSALEVALSVIRANPAVLEGLGAYLEENEKVEGEELQEWLKSVVAPKELTSFIRGQQEQVLQLELEAGS, encoded by the exons atggcgcccgccgccgcggaaaCCCTCGCCTCGTTCCCAATCGCATCCCCGTCCCGCTCGCTCCTCCGGCCCCTCccccggcgacccgccgccgccgggagaggcGCCCTATCGTTCCGGATatccgccgtgccgccgcgggGCCTCGGGGTGGCGCTCGTGcaccgccgcgggcggcgctgcccgccggcggcgcgcgcgaacgtcgagcgcgacggcgacggagccGCCGCCTCCGGGAATGGCGAGGCTTCCTCTGCCGGAGAGGGTGACCGGGACGCGTCTGCGGAGCCGGGGGGCgacagcaccagcaccagcaccacgagcgcggccgcgacgccgccgccgcagccatcaTCGAAGAGGGGGGAGAATAAGTGGCGGCGGAAGCTGCATAAGGGAGGCGGCGTCGGGCGGTGGCTGTGGGAGCCCATAGTGCAGGGGCGGGAGATGGGGTTCCTCCTGCTCCAGCTCGGCTTCGCCATATTCGCGCTCCGCATGCTGAGGCCGGAGATCGCCCTGCCTGGTTCGGAGCCCCGGCCGCAGACGACGTACCTCAGTGTACCGTACAGCGACTTCCTGGCGAGCATAGACAAGGACCAGGTGAAGAAGGTCGAGGTGGACGGTGTGCACATCATGTTCCGGCTCCGGCCAGAGGTTGAGGCCCGTGCGGTGAAGCAGATACCAGCGCAGCGTGGAACAGATGCTGTTGCTGATAATGCTGGAGTTTCCAGGAGAATTGTATTCACGACCACTCGACCAGTGGATAtaaagacaccatatgagaagATGGTGGAGAACATGGTTGAATTTGGGTCACCGGACAAGAGGTCCGGCGGCATGCTTAATTCTGCCCTG GTGGCTCTTAtttatgttgtattgattgcaGTAGTTTTGCAGCGGTTGCCGATAAGCTTTTCTCAG CATTCAGCAGGTCAGCTGAGGAATAGGAAGAATTCAAATTCCAGCGGAGCAAAAGTTTCCGAAAGTACGGATATAGTTACGTTTGCTGATGTGGCTGGAGTAGATGAGGCAAAAGAAGAGTTGGAAGAAATTGTG GAATTTTTAAGGAACCCAGAAAGATATATTCGTCTTGGTGCTCGTCCTCCTCGTGGTGTCTTATTG GTGGGTCTTCCAGGGACTGGAAAGACACTCCTTGCAAAAGCCGTAGCAGGGGAAGCTGAAGTCCCATTCATAAGTTGTTCAGCTAGTGAATTTGTGGAGCTATATGTAGGCATGGGAGCAGCTCGAGTACGTGACCTATTTGCTAGGGCCAAAAAGGAATCACCGTCGATTATTTTTATTGATGAG ATTGATGCCGTCGCAAAAAGCCGTGATGGTCGATATCGCATTGTCAGTAATGATGAACGCGAGCAGACACTAAACCAATTGCTCACG GAAATGGATGGATTTGACACCAACTCAGCTGTCATTGTACTGGGGGCAACAAACCGGGCTGATGTATTGGATCCTGCCCTTCGGCGCCCTGGGAGATTTGACCGTGTAGTTATG GTTGAAGCTCCTGATAGGTTTGGAAGAGAATCAATTCTTAAAGTTCATGTGAACAGAAGAGAGCTTCCTCTTAGTAAAGATGTAGATCTAGCCGATATTGCTGCAATGACAACTGGTTTTACTGG AGCAGACCTTGCAAACTTAGTAAATGAAGCTGCTTTGTTGGCTGGGAGATTAAATAAAGAAATAGTAGAAAAGGTCGACTTCATCCGTGCGGTTGAGCGCTCTATAGCT GGAATAGAGAAAAAACATGCAAAATTGAAGGGTAATGAAAAAGCTGTTGTTGCGCGGCATGAAGTTGGCCATGCACTCGTTGGAACTGCTGTAGCAAATCTTCTGCCTGGGCAGCCACGTGTGGAG AAATTGAGTATATTGCCGAGATCAGGAGGTGCATTAGGCTTCACGTACACCCCTCCCACCACAGAGGATAGATATTTGCTATTTGTTGATGAACTACGTGGCCGTCTGGTAACACTTCTGGGCGGGAGGGCAGCAGAGGAAATTGTTTTAGCAGGACGAGTTTCTACTGGTGCGCTTGATGACATAAGGCGTGCTACTGACATGGCCTACAAAGCTGTAGCAGAATACGGTCTTAATCAGCGTATTGGCCCAATATCAGTTGCTACACTGTCAAATGGTGGGCTAGATGACTCGGGCGGCTCTCCATGGGGAAGGGATCAG GGCCATCTAGTTGACCTCGTCCAGCGGGAAGTAAAATCGCTTTTACAATCGGCACTTGAAGTAGCTCTTTCAGTTATTCGTGCTAATCCTGCAGTTTTGGAAGGACTTGGAGCATATTTAGAAG AGAATGAGAAGGTTGAAGGCGAGGAGCTTCAAGAGTGGCTAAAGTCGGTCGTTGCACCAAAAGAGTTGACCTCTTTTATCAGAGGACAGCAAGAGCAAGTTCTTCAGCTGGAATTGGAAGCAGGCTCCTAG
- the LOC101765053 gene encoding embryogenesis-associated protein EMB8 translates to MVTRQLEKQRSPKLEWTEETNPMAAAAPTPSPFVASTRRFAPRLRSLLPAATMSSTAASTPNPSSGAGEDAQAPPLPHSTLEIAGARRGLLSGFASIRAPYRAFPVLASNRHVETIFAAFTRSLPAVKLRRECLRAPDDGAVALDWVCGDDRTLPRDAPVLILLPGLTGGSDDTYVRHMLMRARSKGWRVVVFNSRGCADSPVTTPQFYSASFTGDLRQVIDLVLGRYPQSNVYAVGWSLGANILVRYLGEETDKCPLSGAVSLCNPFNLVIADEDFHKGFNNVYDRALANALRTIFKKHALLFEDMEGEYDIPKAANAKTVRDFDEGLTRVSFGFKSVDDYYSNSSSSDSIKNVCIPLLCIQADNDPIAPSRGIPREDIKANPNCLLIVTPKGGHLGWVAGDEAPFGCPWTDPIVMEYLEYLQNEKNSSTKNDISFEQQGVSEASAPHLTVHVQR, encoded by the exons ATGG TCACGAGACAGCTCGAAAAGCAGAGGAGTCCAAAGCTCGAGTGGACAGAGGAAACGAAcccgatggccgccgccgcgcccacgccATCCCCATTCGTTGCCTccacccgccgcttcgcccctcgcctccgctccctcctacccgccgccaccatgtcctccaccgccgcctccaccccgaACCCGAGCTCCGGCGCCGGGGAGGACGCCCAGGCGCCCCCGCTCCCGCACTCGACCCTCGAGATCGCGGGGGCGCGCCGGGGCCTCCTCTCCGGCTTCGCCAGCATCCGCGCCCCGTACCGCGCCTTCCCCGTGCTCGCGTCGAACCGGCACGTCGAGACCATCTTCGCCGCGTTCACGCGGTCGCTCCCCGCCGTCAAGCTGCGGCGTGAGTGCCTCCGCGCCCccgacgacggcgccgtcgcGCTCGACTGGGTCTGCGGCGACGACCGCACGCTCCCGAGGGATGCGCCGGTGCTCATACTCTTG CCTGGTCTAACAGGGGGAAGTGATGATACGTATGTAAGGCATATGCTTATGAGAGCTAGAAGCAAGGGATGGCGTGTTGTGGTATTTAATAGCCGGGGATGTGCAGACAGTCCTGTGACTACACCCCAG TTCTATTCTGCTTCATTTACTGGGGATCTCCGCCAAGTAATTGATCTTGTTTTGGGCCGCTATCCCCAATCTAATGTCTATGCTGTTGGTTGGTCTCTTGGAGCAAATATTCTTGTGCGCTACCTTGGCGAG GAAACTGATAAGTGCCCTTTATCTGGTGCAGTCTCCTTGTGCAATCCATTTAACTTGGTAATTGCTGATGAAGATTTCCACAAAGGGTTTAATAACGTCTATGATAGAGCATTGGCAAATGCTCTCAGAACTATATTTAAGAA GCATGCACTCCTTTTCGAAGATATGGAGGGTGAATATGATATACCCAAAGCAGCTAATGCAAAGACTGTTAGAGATTTTGATGAGGGGCTAACCCGAG TTTCTTTTGGTTTCAAGTCAGTGGATGATTATTACTCCAATTCAAGCAGCTCTGATTCCATCAAGAATGTTTGCATACCCTTATTATGCATACAG GCGGATAATGACCCAATTGCACCATCTAGGGGAATTCCCAGAGAAGATATCAAG GCAAATCCGAACTGCCTACTTATAGTAACACCAAAGGGTGGCCATCTTGGATGGGTAGCGGGTGATGAAGCTCCATTTGGGTGTCCTTGGACTGACCCAATTGTTATGGAATATCTAGAATATCTTCAGAACGAAAAGAACTCCAGTACCAAAAATGACATATCCTTTGAGCAGCAGGGTGTTTCAGAGGCATCAGCACCCCATCTGACCGTGCATGTACAAAGatag